A genomic region of Branchiostoma lanceolatum isolate klBraLanc5 chromosome 4, klBraLanc5.hap2, whole genome shotgun sequence contains the following coding sequences:
- the LOC136433892 gene encoding uncharacterized protein, protein MDEEAVASSPTSLVDNVSKTVSEIEELLERARNFVKESLDDFMDSKVGCLGGLISIYHNFYTRLCVKTRLEAEKLWEHLYRYPSVQSAVEDLWEVEEQWDTFLQDVDKQLNADRAGGGDLQVGALGPVDVPLVDARTGSSVSLQDYLGSQCLVLVLLRHFAULPURDHIAQIKAQEAEVQAAGGRVMVVSFGTQTGAQRWLQDTSCPYDMLLDQDRKLYGAFGLGRSVFKVWSVAALTYYAEQKAAGRTLPKKYENVEDDPHQMGGDFILDPQGRALLVHCSKVSTDRPEVSTIISVLKDYQLREEPTSKMPKEEEST, encoded by the exons ATGGACGAGGAAGCTGTAGCTTCCAGTCCGACGTCTTTAGTTGACAACGTCTCCAAGACCGTGTCTGAGATTGAGGAACTCTTGGAGAGAGCCAGGAACTTTGTAAAAG AGTCTCTGGATGATTTTATGGACAGTAAGGTTGGATGTCTGGGAGGactgatcagcatctaccacaACTTTTACACCAG GTTATGTGTAAAGACAAGGTTGGAGGCCGAGAAACTTTGGGAACATCTGTACAG GTATCCATCTGTGCAGTCAGCAGTAGAAGACTTGTGGGAAGTGGAG gagCAGTGGGACACCTTCCTGCAGGATGTAGACAAGCAGCTGAACGCGGACAGGGCAGGAGGAGGGGACCTCCAGGTGGGGGCTCTGGGACCGGTGGACGTTCCTCTGGTGGATGCCAGGACAGGGAG CTCAGTGAGCCTGCAGGACTACCTGGGCTCCCAGTGCCTGGTGCTGGTGCTCCTCAGACACTTCGCCTGACTCCCGTGACGCGACCACATCGCCCAGATCAAAGCTCAGGAG GCTGAGGTCCAGGCTGCAGGTGGTCGTGTGATGGTGGTGTCCTTCGGGACCCAGACAGGTGCACAGCGCTGGTTGCAGGACACCAGCTGTCCGTACGACATGCTGCTGGACCAGGACAGAAAG CTGTATGGTGCCTTTGGCCTTGGGAGATCAGTGTTCAAG GTCTGGTCCGTTGCTGCCCTAACTTACTACGCTGAGCAGAAGGCTGCAGGACGGACGCTGCCAAAGAAGTACGAGAATGTGGAggatgacccccaccag ATGGGAGGAGACTTCATCTTGGATCCCCAGGGCCGTGCACTGCTGGTCCACTGTAGTAAGGTGTCCACAGACAGGCCTGAGGTCTCAACCATcatcagtgtgctgaag GACTACCAACTCAGGGAAGAACCGACGTCGAAGATGCCAAAAGAGGAGGAGAGTACTTAA